DNA from Culicoidibacter larvae:
ATTCCAGTTCATCGTAATACTCATCATAACAATCATGTTCCTTATACCAAGCCACTAACTGACTGAACACCGCTTCAATATCCATCACCTTCTCAGAAAAAGTGCTAGTTATCGACCCGCTTCGTTGCCGATAATAAAATAACGGCTGATGTACAAAAGACACCTTATTAATTAAAGGATACAATTGATAGAAAAATACTAAATCCTCATAGTACAAACCTTCCGGAAACTGCATACCATACTTTTGAAGTGTTACACGGCGCCAAATTTTATTTTGCGCCATCGGGAAAATATCCAGCATCGCTTCCTTAAAATCGCGATACTCCCGCTTAATCGTTCCCTTTTGCGGCCCGCCGCTCTTCTCGCCGGTCCGCCCCTCATAAACATAAACAATATCTGTACAAACAATATCAGCATTCTTCGCCAATGCCTTATACATCAATTTCTCATAACAATCGAGCGTCACCCAATCATCGCTGTCCATAAAAGCAATATATGTACCTTGAGCATGCTTTAAACCAAAATTACGGGCATCCGATAAACCACCATTAGG
Protein-coding regions in this window:
- a CDS encoding glycosyltransferase family 2 protein, translated to MPKLSVIVPVYNVEQYIDTCLESLVHQTYESLEIIVVDDGSTDGSLAIVKVYQERYPELIQVFEKPNGGLSDARNFGLKHAQGTYIAFMDSDDWVTLDCYEKLMYKALAKNADIVCTDIVYVYEGRTGEKSGGPQKGTIKREYRDFKEAMLDIFPMAQNKIWRRVTLQKYGMQFPEGLYYEDLVFFYQLYPLINKVSFVHQPLFYYRQRSGSITSTFSEKVMDIEAVFSQLVAWYKEHDCYDEYYDELEYLMARNYLVASFARVLKAPDFETVYRLASKLFDDLNSQFPKWRKNKYVRYGSGMRNLYLRHLRRWNLKLALRILYSQPWLVRKLTQN